In Polyangiaceae bacterium, the DNA window AAACCAAAGGCAGGACCAGGAGCGCATCGACGGGATCACGGCTGACCGGATCCCGGGACGGCGGCGGCACCAATGTATCCAGGTGCTCGGAGGCGTCCCGACCGGCGAGCACGGCGCGAAGCGCTTGGCTCACCCGCGAGGCATCCCCCGGACGCTTCTGCGGGTTGGTCTCGAGCAGCTTGGCCACGACCTTGGCCGCGCTCTCGTTCACGGTGGCGACGCTCTGCACGTCCTGAGCGACGGCGCCCACACGGCTGAGCACGCCGCTATCGGCGGCACCGCCATTGAACTCCACGGCCTTGCCGCTGAGCATCTCGAACAAGATCAGGCCCAGAGCGAACAAGTCCGTGCGGCTGTCGACGCGCTGCCCGAGCAGTTGCTCCGGCGCCATGTAGCGCGGCGTGCCCACGGCGCCGCGAGCGCCATCCAGCTCACGGGCGACGCCGAAATCCAGGATCACCACGCGACCGCTGGGCTCCACCAGCACGTTCGCCGGCTTGAGATCCCGGTGCACGATGCCCGCTCTGTGCGCCGCCGCCAGGCCATCGGAGAGCTGACTGGCGACGTCGAGGGCTTCGCTCTCGGGCAGCGAGCCTCGCTCCGCCAGCACGTCCCGGAGGCTCTTGCCGGCCACCAGCTCCATCGTGAGGTAATGGAGCGCGCCCTCGGTGCCGTGATCGAAGGTGCGCGCCACGTTCGGGTGGCTGATGCGTCGCGCCAAACGCACGCCGCGCAAGAAGCGCTCGAGCTCTTTTTCTCCGTGGCCCTGCAGGCTCAGCACCTTGAGCGCGACAAGCCGATCGTCTTCGGTGTCGAGCACGCGATACACCGTGCCCGTCGCGCTCGTGCCCAGCACGGCGAGAACGCGATACCGGCCGGCGAAGACCTGACCTGGCGTGAGCGCCCCGAGAGCTCCCATCCTCGGGAGGGGACGCTACCACGGTCAGCGGCGCGAGGGTGACGGCTCGGATTTGGCGATGCGGATGCGAGCGTCCACCGCCAGCACGCCGCTCCCGGGGGGAAGCGCGATCAGCGGATTGATGTCGAGCTCCAGGATCTCCGGCACGTCCGCTACCAGCCGGGAGATCCGCAGGAGCGTGTCCACCAGCGCCTCCCGGTCGGCCGGCGGCTCACCGCGGAAGCCATCCAACAAGCAGGAGCCGCGGATACCGTCGAGCATTTCTCGAGCATCCAGATCCGTGAGCGGAGGCACGCGGAACACCACGTCCTTCCAGACCTCGACCGAGACGCCGCCCATCCCGAAGCCGATCAGGGGGCCGAACTGCGCGTCGTGGGTCACGCCCACGAAGGTCTCGAGGCCCCGCTGTGCCATCGCTTGCACCACGACGCCGTCCATCTTGGAGTCGAGCCCCTGCTCCGCGAGACGCATGCGGAGCCCCGCGAACGCGTCTTCCACGGCTTCTCGCCGCAAGAGGCCCAGCACCACGCCGCTCACGTCGGACTTGTGGGTGATCTCCCGGCTCATCAACTTGAGAGCGACGGGAAAGCCGATGGCCTCCGCCGCCTCGCCGGCCTCGCGCATGGTGGTGGCAAAGCGCGTCGCCGGCATGGCGATGCCGTAAGCCCCGAGCAGCTCGTTCACCTCGCTGGCGTCGAGCCAGCGGCCTTCATCCGACACGTCCTTCAGCACGGGCTGAGCGCGCTCCGGCGTCACGTCGGCGAGCTCCGGCACCTCACCCGCGGGGCGCGCCAGCCAGCGGCCGTAGCTCACGGCCCGCGACAGCGCGATGGCCGCTGCCTCCGGGAACGCGTAGGACGGAAAGCGCCCTTCCCGCAGGGACGACAGCGCCTCCGGCACGCCGTGCGTCCCCATGAAGCAAGTGAGCACGGGCTTTTCGGCGCCGGCCGCGCCCTGACGGATGGCCGTGGCCACGGCCGCGGGCTCGGTCACGATGGGCGGCACGAACAGCACCAGCACGGCGTCGATCTGCTCGTCTGCCAGCAACAGCCCGAGAGCGCGTTCGTAGGACGACGCCGGTGCGCTGGCGATCATGTCCACCGGATTCTTCACCGACGCCTCCGGCGGCAAGAACTCGAGCAGCGCCTGCTCGGTCTTGGGAGACAGGCGCGGTAGCGACAGGCCACGACTCTCGCACGCGTCCGACGCCATGATGCCGGGGCCGCCGGCGTTGGTGAGGATGGCCACCCGCGATCCCTTGGGCACCGGCTGGTTGCCGAGCAGCATGGCCATGTCGAACAGCTCTTCTATGGTGTCGGTGCGGATCACGCCCGCCTGACCGAGCAGCGCGTCCACCGCAACGTCGAGCCCCGCCAGCGCTCCGGTGTGAGACGACGCCGCCCGCGCGCCGGCTTCCGTGCGACCGCTCTTGACCACCACGATGGGCTTCACTCGGCTCACCTTGCGGGAAAGATCCATGAAGCGCCGCGGATTCCCGAGGCTCTCGAGGTACAGCAAGATCACCTTCACCGTGGGATCCGCGCCCCAGTACGACACCAGATCGTTGCCGGACACGTCCGCCTTGTTGCCCATGCTCACGAACTGCCGCACGCCGATGCCGAGATCCCGCGCGTAGTCGAGAATTGCCAGGCCCAGTGCGCCGGACTGCGAAGAGAACGCGACGTTGCCCGCCGGCGGCCAAGTGGGCGCGAAGGTCGCATCCAGCCGCACGTCTTCCGCGGTGTTCAAGATGCCGAGGCAGTTCGGCCCCACCATGCGCATGCCGTAGCCGCGCACCTTGCGGGTGATCGCGTCCTGCAGCGCGCGCCCCTCCGCACCCGTCTCGCCGAAGCCGGCGCTGATCACCACCAGCGCTCGCACGCCTTTCTGCCCGCACTCCTCCACGGCGGCGAGCACCTTGTCCCGCGGCACCACCAGGAGAGCCAGATCCACCTCGTCGGGGATGTCGCCCACGGTGGGGTACGCCTTCACGGACTGCACCACGGCGGCCGTGGGATTCACGGGATACACCGCGCCCGCGAAGTCGTTGGCCAGAAGGTTGTGGAAGATCTCCCCTGCGATGGTTCCGCGACGGCGAGAAGCGCCGATCACGGCGACGGAACGTGGTCGAAAGAGTGCGTCGAGGTCTGTCACGGCGGCGCACTATGGCATGACGCGCGCTGTCGTCGACCCCTCGCCTCCTCCTTCTCCAAAGGCATGATTTTTGTTGGTTCGCCGCGGAACCACCCCGCAGCGAACGTCACAATGACGTCGCATTTCGAGACAAGACGCCTCGGATCGACTCCAATGGCAGCGTGGAGCCGGTGCTCTTGGGGTTGGGACTCGCGGGGACGGCGGCCGCCGTGATCGCGCTCCGGACGTGGCAGGCGCGCGCGGCGTCCAAGCGAGGGCCCACGGCACCGATACGCGAAGGGCGCACCACGGTGGTGGGCGTGGTGGAGCTCATGGGCGAGGCCGTGGTCTCACCGCTCAGTCGACAGACGTGCGTGGCGTTCGACGTGGAAGTCTTCGAGGCCGGGGCCGAAACGCCGTTTGCGCGCCTGTCCGGCTGCGCGCCGTTCCGGCTCCACACCGCCGACGGCACCGTGGAGGTGATGTCCGAAGGCGGCCAGGTCGTGCTGCGCTCGAACCGTTCGGAGCTGATCACGGATCCGGCCCTCTTGTGGGACGTGCTGGAGAAGGTGGAAGCGGACGCGGACCAGTACGAAGCAGCCTGGGCCGAGGAGTCCTACTTCGTGGCGGGACAGCGCTTGCGCGTCACGGGGCAGGCGCGCCGAGCGGTGGAGCCGACGTCGGCCGGAGCATCCTACCGATCCCGGCTGAGCCAGTACTGGGTGCTCGAGCCGGATGGCGACACGCTCACCTTGGACGTGGAGCACGGCGACGACGAAGGGGTCGTGAAGGAGCGC includes these proteins:
- a CDS encoding protein kinase, whose protein sequence is MGALGALTPGQVFAGRYRVLAVLGTSATGTVYRVLDTEDDRLVALKVLSLQGHGEKELERFLRGVRLARRISHPNVARTFDHGTEGALHYLTMELVAGKSLRDVLAERGSLPESEALDVASQLSDGLAAAHRAGIVHRDLKPANVLVEPSGRVVILDFGVARELDGARGAVGTPRYMAPEQLLGQRVDSRTDLFALGLILFEMLSGKAVEFNGGAADSGVLSRVGAVAQDVQSVATVNESAAKVVAKLLETNPQKRPGDASRVSQALRAVLAGRDASEHLDTLVPPPSRDPVSRDPVDALLVLPLVCRGNAEPDLGVALSADLGTALAALPGVRVLTGPASGRFEPGDDPAQVGERLGAAFVVDGSVARLDDTLKLTARLIEVASNVEMWRDTWEVDASELESLQGAVCARVADALSRRLP
- a CDS encoding acetate--CoA ligase family protein encodes the protein MIGASRRRGTIAGEIFHNLLANDFAGAVYPVNPTAAVVQSVKAYPTVGDIPDEVDLALLVVPRDKVLAAVEECGQKGVRALVVISAGFGETGAEGRALQDAITRKVRGYGMRMVGPNCLGILNTAEDVRLDATFAPTWPPAGNVAFSSQSGALGLAILDYARDLGIGVRQFVSMGNKADVSGNDLVSYWGADPTVKVILLYLESLGNPRRFMDLSRKVSRVKPIVVVKSGRTEAGARAASSHTGALAGLDVAVDALLGQAGVIRTDTIEELFDMAMLLGNQPVPKGSRVAILTNAGGPGIMASDACESRGLSLPRLSPKTEQALLEFLPPEASVKNPVDMIASAPASSYERALGLLLADEQIDAVLVLFVPPIVTEPAAVATAIRQGAAGAEKPVLTCFMGTHGVPEALSSLREGRFPSYAFPEAAAIALSRAVSYGRWLARPAGEVPELADVTPERAQPVLKDVSDEGRWLDASEVNELLGAYGIAMPATRFATTMREAGEAAEAIGFPVALKLMSREITHKSDVSGVVLGLLRREAVEDAFAGLRMRLAEQGLDSKMDGVVVQAMAQRGLETFVGVTHDAQFGPLIGFGMGGVSVEVWKDVVFRVPPLTDLDAREMLDGIRGSCLLDGFRGEPPADREALVDTLLRISRLVADVPEILELDINPLIALPPGSGVLAVDARIRIAKSEPSPSRR